One Streptomyces sp. NBC_01217 genomic region harbors:
- a CDS encoding protealysin inhibitor emfourin, which yields MRIQVSRTGGFAGIARHREVDTAGRADAAEWEALAASALAEGHGTPPAGVPDGFRYRITVDARTVHCADPKLTEAQRALVSRVLKEGA from the coding sequence ATGCGGATTCAGGTCAGCAGGACCGGCGGCTTCGCCGGCATCGCACGCCACCGCGAGGTCGACACCGCCGGACGGGCCGACGCGGCGGAGTGGGAGGCCCTGGCCGCATCGGCACTCGCCGAGGGCCACGGCACCCCGCCCGCGGGCGTACCGGACGGCTTCCGGTACCGGATCACGGTCGACGCCCGCACGGTCCACTGCGCGGACCCGAAGCTGACCGAGGCCCAGCGCGCACTGGTCTCACGCGTCCTGAAGGAGGGCGCGTGA
- the era gene encoding GTPase Era: MGAMSVRPDTEAAAQQGASNAPHRAGFACFVGRPNAGKSTLTNALVGQKVAITSNRPQTTRHTVRGIVHREDAQLILVDTPGLHKPRTLLGERLNDVVRTTWAEVDVIGFCLPADQKLGPGDKYIVKELAGIKKTPKIAVITKTDLVDSKQLAEQLLAVSRLGDELGFEWAEIIPVSAVKDTQVDLLADLIAPLLPESPPLYPEGDLTDEPEMVMVAELIREAALEGVRDELPHSIAVVVEEMLPREDRPADKPLLDIHANVYIERPSQKGIIIGPKGKRLKDVGTKSRKHIEALLGTPVFLDLHVKVAKDWQRDPKQLRKLGF; this comes from the coding sequence ATGGGCGCCATGAGCGTTCGACCTGACACAGAAGCCGCTGCACAGCAGGGCGCGAGCAACGCCCCCCACCGGGCCGGCTTCGCCTGCTTCGTGGGCCGCCCCAACGCGGGCAAGTCCACCCTCACGAACGCTCTGGTCGGCCAGAAGGTGGCGATCACCTCCAACCGGCCCCAGACGACCCGGCACACCGTGCGCGGCATCGTGCACCGCGAGGACGCGCAGCTGATCCTGGTCGACACCCCCGGCCTCCACAAGCCGCGCACGCTGCTGGGCGAGCGCCTCAACGACGTCGTACGCACCACCTGGGCCGAGGTCGACGTCATCGGCTTCTGCCTGCCCGCCGACCAGAAGCTCGGCCCCGGCGACAAGTACATCGTCAAGGAACTCGCGGGCATCAAGAAGACCCCGAAGATCGCCGTCATCACCAAGACCGACCTGGTCGACTCCAAGCAACTCGCCGAACAGCTGCTCGCCGTCTCCCGCCTCGGCGACGAGCTCGGCTTCGAGTGGGCGGAGATCATCCCGGTCTCCGCGGTCAAGGACACGCAGGTGGACCTGCTGGCCGACCTGATCGCCCCGCTGCTCCCGGAGAGCCCGCCGCTCTACCCGGAGGGCGACCTCACCGACGAGCCCGAGATGGTCATGGTCGCGGAGCTGATCCGCGAGGCCGCGCTCGAAGGCGTACGGGACGAGCTGCCGCACTCCATCGCGGTGGTCGTCGAGGAGATGCTCCCGCGCGAGGACCGCCCGGCGGACAAGCCGCTGCTCGACATCCACGCCAACGTCTACATCGAGCGCCCCAGCCAGAAGGGCATCATCATCGGCCCGAAGGGCAAGCGGCTGAAGGACGTCGGCACGAAGTCACGCAAGCACATCGAGGCCCTGCTCGGCACCCCGGTCTTCCTGGACCTGCACGTGAAGGTCGCCAAGGACTGGCAGCGCGACCCGAAGCAGCTGCGGAAGCTCGGTTTCTGA
- a CDS encoding cytidine deaminase, whose product MTESTDLGPEDRKIVTLARSARARNGVPEGAAVRDETGRTYVAGTVRLESLQLSALQTAVAMAVASGATSLEAAAVVSEAQTPSDADRAAVRDLGGPDTPVLLAGPDGTLRVSVTAG is encoded by the coding sequence ATGACTGAGAGCACCGACCTCGGCCCCGAGGACCGCAAGATCGTCACGCTGGCCCGCAGCGCCCGCGCCCGCAACGGCGTCCCGGAGGGCGCCGCCGTGCGGGACGAGACCGGACGCACCTATGTCGCCGGCACAGTGCGCCTGGAGTCGCTTCAGCTCAGCGCGTTGCAGACCGCCGTGGCGATGGCCGTGGCCAGCGGTGCCACCTCGCTGGAGGCGGCCGCGGTCGTCTCCGAGGCGCAGACCCCCTCGGACGCGGACCGCGCCGCCGTACGCGACCTGGGCGGCCCGGACACACCGGTCCTGCTCGCCGGTCCCGACGGCACTCTGCGGGTCAGCGTGACGGCGGGCTGA
- a CDS encoding MmcQ/YjbR family DNA-binding protein, with translation MTPQQLRAFCLDFNASVEEFPFGPETSVFKVLGKMFALSTLDARPLTVNLKCDPDEAVRLREEYDAVVPGWHMNKRHWNTVTASGVPDRVLRELIEDSYDLVVAGLPKSARLRLDRA, from the coding sequence GTGACTCCGCAGCAACTGAGGGCGTTCTGTCTGGACTTCAACGCGAGCGTCGAGGAGTTCCCGTTCGGGCCGGAGACATCCGTTTTCAAGGTGCTCGGCAAGATGTTCGCCCTCAGCACGCTGGACGCGCGCCCGCTGACGGTGAACCTCAAGTGCGATCCGGACGAGGCGGTGCGGCTGCGGGAGGAGTACGACGCGGTGGTCCCGGGCTGGCACATGAACAAGCGGCACTGGAACACGGTGACGGCGTCCGGGGTGCCGGACCGGGTGCTCCGTGAGCTGATCGAGGACTCCTACGACCTGGTGGTGGCGGGACTTCCGAAGTCGGCACGCCTACGGCTGGACCGGGCGTAG
- a CDS encoding hemolysin family protein: MSVPLVLGAVLLVVVGWLAACAEAGIARTSSFRAAEAVRSGRRGSQKLAQVAADPTRYLNVALLVRVACEMSAGVLVTYACLKEIPETWEALAVAMAVMVLVSYVAIGVSPRTIGRQHPLNTATAAAYVLLPLARIMGPIPQLLILIGNALTPGKGFRKGPFASEAELRAMVDLAEQESLIEDEERRMVHSVFELGDTLVREVMVPRTDLVCIERYKTIRQALTLALRSGFSRIPVTGENEDDIVGIVYLKDLVRKTHINRESEADLVSTAMRPAAFVPDTKNAGDLLREMQQDRSHVAVVIDEYGGTAGIVTIEDILEEIVGEITDEYDRELPPVQALENGCFRVTARLDIGDLGELFGLDEYDDEDVETVGGLLAKALGRVPIAGASSTVDLPDGRRLRLTAESPAGRRNKIVTVLVEPVGPEGVGAG, translated from the coding sequence GTGAGCGTCCCCCTCGTCCTGGGCGCCGTCCTGCTGGTCGTCGTCGGCTGGCTGGCGGCCTGTGCGGAAGCGGGCATCGCCCGTACGTCGAGCTTCCGGGCCGCCGAGGCGGTCCGCTCCGGGCGGCGCGGCAGCCAGAAACTGGCACAGGTCGCGGCGGATCCGACCCGCTACCTCAATGTCGCCCTGCTGGTGCGGGTCGCCTGCGAGATGTCGGCCGGTGTACTCGTCACGTACGCCTGCCTCAAGGAGATTCCGGAGACCTGGGAGGCACTGGCCGTCGCCATGGCCGTGATGGTCCTCGTCTCCTACGTCGCCATCGGTGTGTCGCCGCGGACCATCGGCCGCCAGCACCCGCTGAACACGGCCACGGCAGCGGCGTACGTCCTGCTGCCGCTGGCCAGGATCATGGGCCCGATCCCGCAGCTGCTGATCCTCATCGGCAACGCGCTGACCCCGGGCAAGGGGTTTCGCAAGGGACCGTTCGCCAGCGAGGCCGAACTGCGGGCGATGGTCGACCTCGCCGAGCAGGAGTCGCTGATCGAGGACGAGGAGCGCCGCATGGTGCACTCCGTCTTCGAGCTCGGTGACACGCTCGTGCGCGAGGTCATGGTGCCGCGGACCGACCTGGTCTGCATCGAGCGCTACAAGACGATCCGGCAGGCGCTGACCCTGGCGTTGCGCTCCGGCTTCTCGCGCATCCCCGTCACGGGGGAGAACGAGGACGACATCGTCGGCATCGTGTATCTCAAGGACCTGGTCCGCAAGACGCACATCAACCGCGAGTCGGAGGCCGATCTGGTCTCCACGGCGATGCGGCCCGCGGCGTTCGTGCCCGACACGAAGAACGCCGGTGATCTGCTGCGCGAGATGCAGCAGGACCGCAGCCATGTCGCCGTCGTGATCGACGAGTACGGCGGCACGGCGGGCATCGTCACCATCGAGGACATCCTCGAAGAGATCGTCGGCGAGATCACCGACGAGTACGACCGCGAACTCCCGCCCGTCCAGGCGCTGGAGAACGGCTGCTTCCGGGTGACCGCGCGCCTGGACATCGGCGACCTCGGGGAACTGTTCGGCCTCGACGAGTACGACGACGAGGACGTGGAAACGGTCGGCGGACTGCTCGCGAAGGCGTTGGGCCGGGTGCCGATCGCCGGGGCGTCCTCGACCGTCGACCTGCCCGACGGCCGACGCCTGCGGCTGACGGCGGAATCCCCGGCGGGACGCCGGAACAAGATCGTCACGGTGCTGGTGGAGCCCGTGGGACCGGAGGGGGTGGGCGCGGGGTGA
- the ybeY gene encoding rRNA maturation RNase YbeY, with protein MSIDVNNESGTEVDEQAILDIARYALARMRIHPLSELSVIVVDTDAMEQLHIQWMDLPGPTDVMSFPMDELRPPSKDDEEPPQGLLGDIVLCPEVAKKQGEDAETQHSMDEELQLLTVHGVLHLLGYDHEEPDEKAEMFGLQAAIVDGWRAERGLTGPSPAPTVS; from the coding sequence ATGTCGATCGACGTCAACAACGAGTCCGGAACCGAGGTCGACGAGCAGGCGATCCTCGACATCGCCCGCTACGCGCTCGCGCGGATGCGGATCCACCCCCTCTCCGAACTCTCGGTGATCGTGGTGGACACCGACGCCATGGAGCAGCTCCACATCCAGTGGATGGACCTGCCGGGGCCGACGGATGTCATGTCCTTCCCGATGGACGAACTCCGTCCGCCGTCCAAGGACGACGAGGAGCCCCCGCAGGGGCTCCTCGGTGACATCGTGCTCTGCCCTGAGGTCGCCAAGAAGCAGGGCGAGGACGCGGAGACCCAGCACTCCATGGACGAGGAGCTCCAGCTCCTCACCGTCCACGGAGTGCTGCATCTCCTCGGCTACGACCACGAGGAGCCGGACGAGAAGGCCGAGATGTTCGGCCTCCAGGCCGCGATCGTCGACGGCTGGCGCGCCGAGCGCGGCCTGACCGGTCCGTCGCCCGCCCCCACCGTGTCGTGA
- a CDS encoding PhoH family protein — protein MTQTPTAQTPAPGQARAHFTVPAKHPMVTVLGSGDALLRVIETAFPGADIHVRGNEVSAAGDATEVALIQRLFDEMMLVLRTGQPMTEDAVERSIAMLRASESGEGDGPETPAEVLTQNILSSRGRTIRPKTLNQKRYVDAIDKHTVVFGIGPAGTGKTYLAMAKAVQALQSKQVNRIILTRPAVEAGERLGFLPGTLYEKIDPYLRPLYDALHDMLDPDSIPRLMAAGTIEVAPLAYMRGRTLNDAFIILDEAQNTSAEQMKMFLTRLGFESKIVITGDVTQVDLPNGTKSGLRQVQDILDGVEDVHFSRLTSTDVVRHKLVGRIVDAYEKYDSQDGHGGRDGHSGRDSHGSRDGHKGK, from the coding sequence ATGACTCAGACACCCACAGCCCAGACCCCCGCGCCGGGGCAGGCGCGAGCCCACTTCACCGTTCCGGCCAAGCATCCGATGGTGACCGTTCTGGGCTCAGGTGACGCCCTGCTGCGTGTGATCGAGACGGCCTTCCCGGGGGCCGACATCCATGTCCGGGGAAACGAGGTCAGCGCCGCCGGTGATGCGACGGAAGTCGCTCTGATCCAGCGCCTGTTCGACGAGATGATGCTGGTGCTCCGCACCGGTCAGCCGATGACGGAGGACGCAGTGGAACGTTCGATCGCGATGCTCAGGGCGAGTGAGAGCGGCGAGGGGGACGGCCCGGAGACCCCGGCCGAGGTGCTCACCCAGAACATCCTCTCCAGCCGCGGTCGCACGATCCGCCCCAAGACGCTCAACCAGAAGCGGTACGTCGACGCCATCGACAAGCACACGGTGGTCTTCGGCATCGGCCCCGCCGGCACCGGAAAGACCTATCTCGCCATGGCGAAGGCGGTCCAGGCCCTGCAGTCCAAGCAGGTCAACCGGATCATCCTGACCCGTCCCGCCGTCGAGGCGGGCGAGCGGCTCGGCTTCCTGCCCGGCACGCTCTACGAGAAGATCGACCCCTATCTGCGCCCGCTCTACGACGCGCTGCACGACATGCTCGACCCCGACTCGATCCCACGGCTGATGGCGGCGGGCACGATCGAGGTGGCGCCCCTGGCGTACATGCGCGGCCGCACGCTCAACGACGCGTTCATCATTCTCGACGAGGCGCAGAACACCAGCGCCGAGCAGATGAAGATGTTCCTGACCCGACTCGGCTTCGAGTCGAAGATCGTCATCACCGGTGACGTCACCCAGGTCGACCTGCCGAACGGGACCAAGAGCGGTCTGCGCCAGGTCCAGGACATCCTGGACGGCGTCGAGGACGTGCACTTCTCCCGGCTCACGTCAACGGATGTCGTCCGGCACAAGCTGGTCGGCCGTATCGTCGACGCGTACGAGAAGTACGACAGCCAGGACGGTCACGGCGGCCGGGACGGTCACAGCGGCCGGGACAGCCACGGCAGCCGGGACGGCCACAAAGGGAAGTAG
- a CDS encoding carbohydrate kinase family protein, whose amino-acid sequence MSTDIPGIDPIDPLDGLRAPQDPDCDVFLTGTVFLDIIFTGLDSAPVRGTESWARGMGSSPGGVANMATALARLGLHTSLAAAFGDDHYGEYCWDALEQGEGIDLSMSHTVPGWHSPVTVSMAYEGERTMVSHGHEAPGPVGRPGAAVSAEDAAFPRCPPRARAAIASLAPGRSEPWVAKAARNGARIFADVGWDETGRWDLDALTDLEHCQAFLPNAEEAMRYTRTDCPRAAAHALAERVPLAVVTLGAEGAYAVDAATGASAVVPAIEVEALDPTGAGDVFVAGFVTGTLADWPLADRLAFAGLTAALSVQEFGGSLSAPDWDEIAAWWQQIRTLADQDPAALQRYAFLEELLPAAARPWPLRRAVPTIGFRRPE is encoded by the coding sequence GTGAGCACGGACATTCCAGGCATCGACCCCATCGACCCACTGGACGGGCTGCGGGCCCCGCAGGACCCGGACTGCGACGTCTTCCTCACCGGCACGGTCTTCCTCGACATCATCTTCACCGGCCTGGACAGCGCCCCGGTGCGCGGCACCGAGTCCTGGGCGCGCGGCATGGGGTCAAGCCCCGGCGGGGTCGCCAACATGGCCACCGCGCTGGCCCGGCTGGGACTGCACACCTCACTGGCCGCGGCGTTCGGCGACGACCACTACGGGGAGTACTGCTGGGACGCCCTGGAACAGGGCGAGGGCATCGACCTGTCCATGTCGCACACCGTCCCCGGCTGGCACTCGCCGGTGACCGTCTCCATGGCGTACGAGGGCGAGCGGACGATGGTCTCGCACGGCCACGAGGCCCCGGGCCCGGTGGGCCGCCCCGGCGCCGCGGTCTCCGCCGAGGACGCCGCGTTCCCGAGGTGCCCGCCGCGCGCCCGGGCCGCCATCGCCTCGCTCGCACCCGGCCGCAGCGAGCCCTGGGTCGCCAAGGCGGCCAGGAACGGCGCCCGGATCTTCGCCGACGTCGGCTGGGACGAGACGGGCCGCTGGGACCTGGACGCCCTGACCGACCTGGAGCACTGCCAGGCATTCCTCCCCAACGCCGAGGAGGCGATGCGCTACACCCGTACCGACTGCCCGCGCGCCGCCGCCCATGCGCTGGCCGAGCGGGTGCCGCTCGCCGTGGTCACCCTGGGCGCGGAGGGCGCGTACGCGGTGGACGCGGCGACCGGGGCGAGCGCCGTGGTGCCCGCGATCGAGGTCGAGGCCCTGGACCCGACCGGGGCGGGCGATGTCTTCGTCGCCGGATTCGTCACCGGCACCCTGGCGGACTGGCCGCTGGCCGACCGGCTGGCCTTCGCCGGACTCACCGCGGCGCTCTCGGTGCAGGAGTTCGGCGGATCGCTGTCGGCGCCGGACTGGGACGAGATCGCCGCCTGGTGGCAGCAGATCCGCACCCTCGCCGACCAGGATCCGGCGGCGCTGCAGCGGTACGCGTTCCTGGAGGAGCTGCTGCCCGCGGCCGCCCGGCCGTGGCCGCTGCGCAGGGCCGTTCCGACGATCGGGTTCCGCCGCCCGGAGTAA
- a CDS encoding MFS transporter, protein MSSRPRAAWPLVAVFTAGYLAAYLLPTVVGRLSVHLGLSTAQAGLVGSALLLCSASAGFTLAGRIETYGPRRPARIGLVLIVAGYGCAALAGSVPLVVLGAMTGGFGSGTATAVAAAGIAAQRDPHRTSSLGLLSVSATAGALYLTIPHLGGGHRLPFASIALVALLVWPATARLGGSVPGSLASSVAGRLPHRRSGLVLAGGMLVWSMAQNALWGVSGRIGVVQAGLSEVTVGAVFAVALGAGLLGVTGAGVLGARLGRAVPIGLGTVIIAVSIVLSSSAGNLGTFATGEILWNTVYPVVLSYLIGLAASLDVRGRWAVLAGSASSVGVACGPVLGSVLSEQAGYPVMGLVLGAVTLLVAAPVTAVALHTGGRPLVPGSVRRRGGAPAALLAVTTAAVPGAVPEVGAPEQAVTEIRPPALRRRRPVRNAFRTAGPPGGAGQSNAYASTSAR, encoded by the coding sequence ATGTCCTCGCGCCCTCGCGCCGCGTGGCCCCTGGTCGCCGTGTTCACCGCCGGTTACCTCGCCGCCTATCTGCTCCCCACCGTCGTCGGGCGGCTCTCCGTCCATCTGGGCCTCAGTACGGCCCAGGCCGGTCTCGTGGGCAGCGCCCTCCTGCTGTGCTCGGCGAGCGCCGGGTTCACGCTGGCGGGCCGGATCGAGACGTACGGGCCGCGAAGGCCGGCCCGGATCGGACTGGTGCTGATCGTGGCGGGGTACGGCTGCGCCGCACTGGCGGGCTCCGTGCCGCTGGTGGTCCTGGGCGCGATGACCGGCGGCTTCGGCTCCGGTACGGCGACCGCGGTGGCCGCGGCGGGCATCGCCGCCCAGCGCGATCCGCACCGGACCTCCTCGCTCGGGCTGCTCAGCGTCTCCGCGACGGCGGGCGCCCTCTATCTGACGATCCCGCACCTCGGCGGCGGCCACCGGCTGCCGTTCGCCTCGATCGCCCTGGTCGCGCTGCTCGTCTGGCCCGCCACCGCGCGGCTCGGCGGCTCCGTGCCGGGCAGCCTCGCGTCCTCCGTCGCGGGCCGGCTGCCGCACCGCCGTTCCGGACTGGTGCTGGCGGGCGGCATGCTCGTCTGGTCCATGGCGCAGAACGCGCTGTGGGGCGTCAGCGGCCGGATCGGTGTGGTCCAGGCCGGTCTCTCCGAGGTCACCGTCGGCGCGGTGTTCGCCGTCGCGCTCGGTGCGGGCCTGCTCGGGGTGACGGGTGCCGGGGTGCTGGGCGCACGGCTCGGCCGGGCGGTGCCGATCGGCCTGGGCACCGTGATCATCGCGGTGAGCATCGTGCTCAGCTCGTCGGCCGGGAATCTCGGTACGTTCGCGACCGGCGAGATCCTGTGGAACACCGTCTACCCGGTGGTCCTGTCGTATCTGATCGGCCTGGCCGCCTCCCTGGACGTACGCGGCCGCTGGGCGGTCCTCGCGGGCTCCGCCTCCTCCGTCGGGGTGGCCTGCGGACCGGTCCTCGGCAGTGTGCTGTCCGAGCAGGCCGGTTACCCGGTCATGGGCCTGGTCCTGGGCGCCGTCACGCTGCTGGTCGCGGCCCCCGTCACGGCCGTCGCCCTGCACACCGGTGGCCGTCCGCTGGTGCCGGGCTCGGTGCGCCGCAGAGGTGGCGCACCGGCCGCGCTGCTCGCCGTGACCACCGCAGCGGTGCCCGGCGCCGTGCCCGAGGTCGGCGCGCCCGAGCAGGCCGTCACGGAGATCAGACCGCCCGCGCTGCGCCGCAGGCGCCCGGTCCGGAACGCGTTCCGGACGGCCGGCCCGCCGGGCGGTGCCGGTCAGTCGAACGCGTACGCCTCGACCTCGGCCAGATAG
- a CDS encoding adenosine deaminase — MHLPKAELHLHIEGTLEPELAFALAARNGVELPYANTEELRTAYLFDDLQSFLDLYYALMAVLRTEEDFEELADAYLTRAAAQGVRHAEIFFDPQAHTARGVPIGTVVEGLGRALDRSEEKHGISTQLIMCFLRDRSAESALSTLEAAKPYLHRISAVGLDSAEVGHPPVKFREVYEAAGALGLRKVAHAGEEGPAEYIREALDVLGAERIDHGLRCMEDPDLVKRLVADRVPLTLCPLSNVRLRAIDTLEQHPLRDMMAAGLLCTVNSDDPAYFGGYVGDTFHAVHEALGLDREQLRTLARNSFEAAFLDHEEERRARYLAEVEAYAFD, encoded by the coding sequence GTGCACCTCCCCAAAGCCGAACTCCACCTCCACATCGAAGGAACCCTCGAACCCGAGCTGGCCTTCGCGCTCGCCGCACGCAACGGCGTGGAGCTGCCGTACGCGAACACCGAAGAGTTGCGTACCGCCTACCTCTTCGACGATCTGCAGAGCTTCCTCGATCTGTACTACGCCCTGATGGCGGTGCTCCGGACCGAGGAGGACTTCGAGGAACTGGCCGACGCGTACCTCACCCGCGCCGCCGCGCAGGGCGTACGGCACGCGGAGATCTTCTTCGACCCGCAGGCGCACACCGCCCGCGGCGTCCCGATCGGCACCGTCGTCGAGGGGCTCGGCCGGGCGCTGGACCGCAGCGAGGAGAAGCACGGCATCTCCACCCAGCTGATCATGTGCTTCCTGCGCGACCGGTCGGCCGAGTCGGCGCTTTCGACCCTGGAGGCCGCGAAGCCGTATCTGCACCGGATCAGCGCGGTCGGCCTCGACTCGGCGGAGGTCGGGCATCCGCCCGTCAAGTTCCGTGAGGTGTACGAGGCGGCCGGGGCGCTCGGGCTGCGCAAGGTCGCCCACGCGGGCGAGGAGGGCCCTGCCGAGTACATCCGGGAGGCGCTCGACGTGCTCGGGGCCGAGCGCATCGACCACGGGCTGCGCTGCATGGAGGACCCGGACCTGGTGAAGCGGCTCGTCGCCGACCGGGTGCCGCTCACGCTCTGCCCGCTGTCCAACGTACGGCTGCGCGCCATCGACACCCTGGAGCAGCACCCGCTGCGGGACATGATGGCCGCCGGGCTGCTCTGCACGGTGAACTCCGACGACCCCGCCTACTTCGGCGGATACGTCGGGGACACCTTCCACGCCGTCCACGAGGCGCTCGGCCTGGACCGCGAGCAGCTTCGGACACTGGCCCGCAACTCCTTCGAGGCGGCCTTCCTCGACCACGAAGAGGAGCGCAGGGCGCGCTATCTGGCCGAGGTCGAGGCGTACGCGTTCGACTGA
- a CDS encoding ribonuclease Z: MSVRELVVLGTASQVPTRHRNHNGYLLRWDGDGILFDPGEGTQRQMLRAGVAAHDIDRICVTHFHGDHSLGLAGVIQRINLDQVPHPVTAHYPASGQHFFERLRYATAYRESVELTEAPVAADGVLATTDAYTLSSHRLSHPVESYGYRLVEPDGRRMLPAKLAEHGIKGPDVGRIQREGALGGVTLDDVSERRRGQRFAFIMDTRLCDGVHVLAEGCDLLVIESTFLDEDERLAADHGHLTAGQAARVARDAGVRHLVLTHFSQRYDDPAVFESQARAAGFEGELTVARDLGRVPVPTRHL; this comes from the coding sequence GTGTCCGTACGTGAACTCGTGGTCCTCGGCACCGCCAGCCAGGTCCCGACCAGGCACCGCAATCACAACGGCTATCTGCTCCGCTGGGACGGCGATGGCATCCTCTTCGACCCGGGCGAGGGCACCCAGCGCCAGATGCTGCGGGCCGGTGTCGCCGCGCACGACATCGACCGGATCTGCGTCACGCACTTCCATGGCGACCACTCGCTGGGCCTGGCCGGGGTGATCCAGCGGATCAACCTCGACCAGGTCCCGCACCCGGTCACCGCGCACTACCCGGCGAGCGGACAGCACTTCTTCGAGCGGCTGCGGTACGCGACCGCCTACCGCGAGTCCGTCGAGCTGACCGAGGCCCCGGTCGCCGCCGACGGGGTCCTCGCCACCACGGACGCGTACACGCTCAGCAGCCACCGGCTCTCGCACCCCGTCGAGTCGTACGGCTACCGGCTCGTCGAGCCCGACGGGCGCCGCATGCTGCCCGCGAAGCTGGCCGAGCACGGCATCAAGGGGCCGGACGTCGGCCGGATCCAGCGCGAGGGCGCCCTCGGCGGCGTCACGCTCGACGACGTCTCCGAGCGCAGGCGCGGCCAGCGGTTCGCGTTCATCATGGACACAAGGCTCTGCGACGGCGTGCACGTGCTCGCCGAGGGTTGCGACCTGCTGGTCATCGAGTCGACCTTCCTCGACGAGGACGAACGACTCGCCGCCGACCACGGCCATCTGACCGCCGGCCAGGCGGCCCGGGTGGCCCGGGACGCGGGCGTACGGCATCTCGTGCTGACGCACTTCTCGCAGCGGTACGACGACCCGGCCGTCTTCGAGAGCCAGGCCCGCGCCGCGGGGTTCGAGGGCGAACTGACCGTCGCCCGCGACCTCGGCCGCGTGCCCGTGCCCACCCGGCACCTCTGA
- a CDS encoding histidine triad nucleotide-binding protein has translation MAGEPQPDCLFCKIVSGEIPATIVRETETTVAFRDINPQAPTHVLVIPRVHHPDAASLAAAEPGIAADILREAGHVAAEEKIVDSGYRVVFNTGSGAGQTVFHAHAHVLGGRGLQWPPG, from the coding sequence ATGGCGGGAGAACCGCAGCCCGACTGCCTGTTCTGCAAGATCGTCTCGGGTGAGATCCCGGCGACCATCGTCCGGGAGACCGAAACCACCGTCGCCTTCCGGGACATAAACCCCCAGGCCCCCACCCATGTGCTCGTGATCCCCCGCGTCCACCACCCCGACGCCGCCTCCCTCGCCGCCGCCGAGCCGGGGATCGCCGCCGACATACTGCGCGAGGCCGGGCACGTCGCCGCCGAGGAGAAGATCGTGGACAGCGGCTACCGGGTCGTCTTCAACACCGGCTCCGGCGCCGGCCAGACCGTCTTCCACGCGCACGCCCATGTCCTGGGCGGCCGCGGACTGCAGTGGCCCCCCGGCTAG